Proteins from a genomic interval of Heteronotia binoei isolate CCM8104 ecotype False Entrance Well chromosome 5, APGP_CSIRO_Hbin_v1, whole genome shotgun sequence:
- the LOC132571312 gene encoding zinc finger protein 583-like, whose protein sequence is MERRKEWLESPVLSEVYLSASTRCQSKGPVSFEEVAVYFTEEEWALLNAGERALYREVMLENYRSMVSMGSSICKPDLIYWLEERDEMFIQDSEEAKISTDSLSCWNKEFPFVSAKEDTSVREKRVKRFSQEGLTSEDIPESFLGSVPEIIVILTDLPERDQRKQSAADHLRRHRNLQEEKEPWNKRRLKRSKKAENQKQMTKSVVLRKRDCHETLVIKNLQKGRRNKEGKFTKGKKNEKGSGNKSSPKRNQRILAGEKSYACLVCKRSFNRKGNLVSHQRIHTGEKPYKCLECGKSLSCSKRLTIHQRIHTGEKPYQCLECEKNFSCFRYLKVHQRTHTGEKPYQCLECGKNFSQRTGLIYHQRGHTGEKPYECMECGKRFNRIHHLNGHRRSHTGEKLCKKYKCLVCGKGLTSRRNLSAHERRHEGEKPHKSMRKASV, encoded by the exons atggaaaggagaaaggaatggCTTGAGTCCCCCGTTCTTTCTGAAGTGTACCTTTCTGCTAGCACAAGATGTCAAAGCAAG GGTCCTGTATCatttgaggaggtggccgtgtatttcaccgAGGAGGAGTGGGCTCTGCTGAATGCTGGTGAAAGAGCTctttacagggaagtcatgctggaaaACTATAGGAGCATGGTCTCTATGG GCTCTTCGATCTGCAAACCTGACCTCATTTACTGGTTGGAAGAAAGGGATGAGATGTTCATCCAAGACTCTGAGGAAGCAAAGATCTCAACAG ATTCTCTTTCTTGCTGGAATAAGGAATTTCCTTTTGTTTCTGCCAAAGAAGACACCAGCGTGAGGGAGAAGAGGGTGAAGAGATTTTCACAGGAAGGCCTTACCTCAGAAGATATACCGGAGTCTTTCCTGGGATCAGTTCCAGAGATAATTGTCATCCTGACAGATCTGCCTGAGA GAGATCAGAGAAAGCAAAGTGCTGCTGACCATCTGAGAAGACACAGGAATTTGCAGGAGGAAAAAGAACCTTGGAATAAAAGAAGACTAAAGAGAAGTAAGAAGGCAGAAAACCAGAAGCAGATGACAAAATCAGTTGTCCTTCGCAAGAGAGATTGCCATGAAACCCTGGTCATAAAAAATTTACAAAAGGGAAGAaggaataaagaaggaaaatttacAAAAGGGAAGAAGAATGAGAAAGGGTCTGGCAACAAAtccagtcctaagagaaatcaaagaATTCTCGCAGGGGAGAAATCATATGCATGCTTGGTATGTAAAAGGAGCTTTAATCGAAAAGGCAATTTAGTTTCACACCAAAGgattcacactggggagaaaccatacaaatgcttggagtgtggaaagagtctTAGCTGTAGCAAAAGACTTACTATTCACCAgaggattcacacaggggagaaaccatatcaaTGCTTGGAGTGTGAAAAGAATTTCAGTTGCTTTAGGTACCTCAAGGTTCACCAAaggactcacacaggggagaaaccatatcaatgcttggagtgtgggaagaacTTTAGTCAGAGAACAGGTCTTATTTATCATCAGAGGgggcacacaggggagaaaccatacgaATGCATGgaatgtggaaagaggttcaatCGGATCCACCACCTGAATGGTCATCGAAGGAGCCACACGGGGGAGAAATTGTGCAAAAAGTACAAATGCTTAGTATGTGGAAAGGGCCTCACTAGCAGAAGAAACCTTTCTGCTCATGAAAGAAGGCATGAAGGGGAGAAACCACATAAGAGCATGAGAAAAGCTTCAGTTTGA